In the Sarcophilus harrisii chromosome 3, mSarHar1.11, whole genome shotgun sequence genome, one interval contains:
- the RNF186 gene encoding E3 ubiquitin-protein ligase RNF186, with translation SPGRVPGGSGGDEVPPLRCWRPGGSEIPPPGCWRPGGSEIPPPGCWRPGGSEIPPPGCWRPGGAEIRPLRCWRPGGAEIPPPGCWRPGGAEIPPPGCWRPGGSEIPPPGCWRPGGAEIRPLRCWRPGGAEIPPPGCLETRRSRDPPPPLLETRRSRDPPTRLLETRRSRDPPPSAAGDPKEPRSAPSADGDLECLICCHRYRCERPPKVLTCQHTFCAVCLKLLLTVREDSWSVVCPLCRAATSVPGGLICNLRDQVEIVERLRRLGPEVQLSPQYLARPAGGEGPGAGGETGEDSESVNRVAARRLVVHLLLLGLLIFLILPFVYPSIFGWLLVSFMCTALFLSSVFCCLPGGSCCCSPAKPLLPGQQKHSHVASIA, from the coding sequence AGCCCTGGGCGCGTACCCGGTGGAAGTGGAGGAGATGAAGTCCCCCCACTCCGCTGCTGGAGACCCGGAGGATCCGAGATCCCCCCACCCGGCTGCTGGAGACCCGGAGGATCCGAGATCCCCCCACCCGGCTGTTGGAGACCCGGAGGATCCGAGATCCCCCCACCCGGCTGCTGGAGACCCGGAGGAGCCGAGATCCGCCCCCTCCGCTGCTGGAGACCCGGAGGAGCCGAGATCCCCCCACCCGGCTGTTGGAGACCCGGAGGAGCCGAGATCCCCCCACCCGGCTGTTGGAGACCCGGAGGATCCGAGATCCCCCCACCCGGCTGCTGGAGACCCGGAGGAGCCGAGATCCGCCCCCTCCGCTGCTGGAGACCCGGAGGAGCCGAGATCCCCCCACCCGGCTGTTTGGAGACCCGGAGGAGCCGAGATCCCCCCCCTCCGCTGCTGGAGACCCGGAGGAGCCGAGATCCCCCCACCCGGCTGCTGGAGACCCGGAGGAGCCGAGATCCGCCCCCCTCCGCTGCTGGAGACCCGAAGGAGCCGAGATCCGCCCCCTCCGCTGATGGAGACCTGGAGTGTCTGATCTGCTGTCACCGCTACCGCTGTGAGCGGCCGCCCAAAGTGCTGACCTGCCAGCACACCTTCTGCGCCGTGTGCCTGAAGCTCCTCCTGACGGTCCGCGAGGACTCGTGGAGCGTCGTCTGCCCCCTGTGCCGCGCGGCCACCTCCGTGCCGGGGGGGCTGATCTGCAACCTCCGGGACCAGGTGGAGATCGTGGAGAGGCTGAGGAGGCTCGGTCCGGAAGTCCAGCTCTCTCCCCAATACCTGGCCCGGCCCGCGGGAGGAGAGGGGCCCGGCGCGGGGGGCGAGACTGGCGAGGACTCGGAGAGTGTCAACCGGGTGGCCGCCCGGAGGCTGGTCGTCCACCTGCTGCTGCTGGGGcttctcatcttcctcatccTCCCTTTCGTCTACCCCAGCATTTTCGGCTGGCTCCTGGTCTCCTTCATGTGTACGGCTCTGTTTCTCTCCTCCGTGTTCTGCTGCCTCCCGGGCGGCAGCTGCTGCTGTAGCCCTGCCAAACCCCTCCTCCCGGGGCAGCAGAAACACAGCCATGTGGCTTCCATTGCCTGA